Proteins encoded in a region of the Anguilla anguilla isolate fAngAng1 chromosome 10, fAngAng1.pri, whole genome shotgun sequence genome:
- the mrps30 gene encoding 39S ribosomal protein S30, mitochondrial, whose protein sequence is MATCTRLTPLTKRGVILRCKRNLHSDTLKFEPVYPVIQPSKTAKSKAAKRQREEDYLNEVRSATVQDKIRLLTKIQRRKYVLYPQTFALNADKWYQHFTKTAYLPGLPDKFSVELGENSSEIFQVAPVNGDDEAFSDLRSLLCDSILQEYFYLKKTKPFLQKEQQTFASPFLRNLVSGITSALTKCSPLLKVSCLDFNPQVNFYWTRGERTIPRGHRSGRTEPVRFQIDDKPNCLIRVPQQLPEMVPLWTEISAEVPEIRYAPDLLPLYRRQYDNRIFTGSKLADPCSYGHTQFHLVMDRFHRRNFSKANLVDQIEVHLRANAVASLFAWTGAQAMYQGFWSHEDLTRPFVSQAIITDGQHFSFFCYQLNTLALNDSGNPRKNLCWGTESMRLYEAIKDGNVIGLDDNVLKLLVKFLLNGAKLV, encoded by the exons atggcGACGTGCACAAGACTAACCCCTCTAACAAAACGTGGGGTAATCTTGAGATGCAAGCGAAACCTGCATTCGGACACTTTAAAGTTTGAGCCTGTATATCCGGTCATCCAACCATCCAAGACCGCGAAAAGTAAAGCTGCTAAAAGACAACGAGAAGAAGACTACCTGAATGAAGTACGGTCCGCAACCGTACAGGACAAAATCCGGCTACTCACTAAGATTCAGCGAAGGAAATACGTCTTGTACCCTCAGACCTTTGCACTCAATGCGGACAAGTGGTACCAACACTTCACCAAGACCGCATATCTACCTGGTCTTCCCGATAAATTTTCGGTCGAATTAGGTGAAAATAGTAGTGAAATATTTCAGGTCGCGCCAGTTAACGGTGACGATGAGGCCTTTTCAGATCTCCGGTCCTTGCTTTGCGATTCGATTTTGCAGGAGTACTTCTACTTGAAGAAAACTAAaccatttctgcagaaagagcagCAAACGTTCGCTTCACCGTTCCTCAGAAACCTTGTCTCTGGAATCACCAGTGCCCTGACCAAATGCAGTCCTTTACTTAAAGTATCATGTCTTG ATTTCAATCCGCAAGTGAATTTCTACTGGACAAGAGGGGAGAGGACCATTCCAAGAGGACATCGGAGTGGTCGAACAGAACCTGTCAGGTTCCAGATCGACGACAAACCAAACTGTCTAATAAGGGTGCCGCAACAACTTCCTGAG ATGGTGCCTCTTTGGACAGAAATTTCTGCCGAGGTTCCTGAGATCAGATATGCCCCCGACCTGCTTCCTTTGTACAGGAGACAGTATGACAACCGCATTTTCACAG GGTCCAAACTTGCTGACCCATGCAGCTATGGCCACACGCAATTCCACCTTGTAATGGATCGTTTTCACAGGAGAAACTTTTCCAAGGCAAATCTTGTTGACCAGATTGAGGTTCACTTGAGAGCCAATGCTGTTGCTAGTCTCTTTGCCTGGACTGGAGCACAGGCTATGTATCAAG GTTTCTGGAGCCACGAAGATTTGACTAGGCCGTTTGTGTCACAAGCCATAATCACAGATGGACAGCACTTTTCCTTCTTCTGCTACCAGTTGAACACGCTTGCTCTGAATGACTCTGGGAATCCCAGAAAGAACCTTTGCTGGGGTACCGAGAGCATGCGGCTGTACGAAGCCATAAAGGATGGGAATGTGATTGGGTTGGACGACAATGTTTTGAAGCTTCTGGTCAAGTTCCTGCTAAATGGGGCTAAGCTAGTGTAA